A region from the Gemmatimonadaceae bacterium genome encodes:
- the coxB gene encoding cytochrome c oxidase subunit II gives MRRSRRLHGVATCVVLVSCVVACHGPQNVLDPAGSPNRIVNRLFWSMLVVSATVWIGVVGAALWGALTRRRTTREDLEPVVDLPNDDKQRQTRLVGALIAGTALILLLFLVFDFTVGRALAEHPNRALTIEIIGHQWWWEIQYVDADPSKIVVDANELHIPAGEPVQVTLSSRDVIHSFWVPNIIGKRDLIPGYTSSIFLDADRPGTYRAQCAEFCGVEHAKMALTVIVHSRADFTTWLAAQRAPATEPNDSSTKEGQRIFLAGPCSSCHSITGTAAYGTIGPDLTHLASRKTIGAGALANTRGNLAGWVVDPQSLKPGVRMPSNQLAPKDLLALLDYLESLK, from the coding sequence GTGCGCAGAAGCCGACGCCTTCACGGAGTGGCGACGTGTGTCGTCCTCGTGTCGTGCGTGGTCGCATGTCACGGCCCACAGAATGTGCTCGACCCCGCGGGATCCCCGAACCGCATCGTGAATCGGCTCTTCTGGTCGATGCTCGTCGTGTCCGCGACGGTCTGGATCGGCGTCGTCGGTGCCGCCTTGTGGGGCGCGCTCACCCGGCGGCGGACGACGCGTGAGGATCTCGAGCCGGTCGTGGACCTGCCTAACGATGACAAGCAGCGACAGACCCGTCTCGTCGGCGCGTTGATCGCCGGGACCGCGCTCATTCTGCTGCTCTTTCTCGTCTTCGACTTCACGGTCGGGCGCGCGCTCGCCGAGCATCCAAACCGTGCGCTCACCATCGAGATCATCGGCCATCAGTGGTGGTGGGAGATCCAGTACGTCGACGCCGACCCGAGCAAGATCGTCGTCGACGCCAACGAGCTCCACATCCCGGCCGGCGAGCCCGTGCAGGTGACGCTCTCATCGCGCGACGTGATCCACAGTTTCTGGGTGCCCAACATCATCGGCAAACGCGATCTCATTCCGGGCTACACCTCGTCGATCTTTCTGGACGCGGACCGGCCAGGCACCTACCGCGCACAATGCGCCGAGTTCTGCGGCGTCGAGCACGCGAAGATGGCGCTCACGGTCATCGTCCATTCACGAGCGGACTTCACGACGTGGCTGGCCGCACAGCGAGCCCCAGCCACCGAGCCTAACGATTCCAGCACGAAGGAAGGCCAGCGCATCTTCCTCGCGGGCCCGTGCTCCTCGTGTCACTCGATCACTGGCACCGCGGCGTATGGCACCATCGGGCCGGACCTCACACACCTCGCCAGCCGCAAGACGATTGGCGCGGGTGCGCTTGCCAATACCCGCGGGAACCTTGCCGGCTGGGTCGTCGATCCACAGTCGCTCAAGCCGGGCGTGCGAATGCCGTCGAATCAGCTCGCGCCGAAGGATCTGCTCGCATTGCTCGACTATCTCGAGTCCCTCAAGTGA
- a CDS encoding amidohydrolase family protein gives MHTRIAAVTMLSLPAALAAQTATVTIRAGRLIDGHGGMLENATIIVQQGKISRVDRVATGNAVYDLSHFTVLPGLIDGHAHVSWYFNRSGRFHTPSDGDTPVQSMLAMTANAFATLTSGVTTIQSPGSPEDKDLRDFIATGGTPGPRILTSLQPITSPRLTPDSLREIVRRRKAEGADFIKIFASQSIRDGGKQTLSQEQLDAICGEAKAQGMRTLVHAHSAESMKAATMAGCTQIEHGVFATDDVLRLMAERGTFFDPQCGLVFRNYLENRAKYQGIGNYNEEGFAAMERAIPLAVAAFKRARATTGLKIVWGTDAVAGALGRNVEDLICRVQDGGQPPMEAITSATSLGAEAIGLADQIGRIAPGFQADLIAVDGDPSKDITALRRVVFVMKGGRVYRWDGERQLRTAQR, from the coding sequence ATGCACACTCGTATCGCAGCCGTCACAATGCTCTCACTTCCCGCCGCGCTCGCGGCGCAGACCGCGACCGTGACGATTCGGGCTGGTCGGTTGATCGACGGCCACGGCGGCATGCTCGAGAACGCGACCATCATTGTGCAACAGGGAAAGATCAGTCGCGTCGATCGAGTCGCGACAGGCAACGCGGTGTACGATCTGAGCCACTTCACCGTGCTGCCCGGACTCATCGACGGTCACGCGCACGTCAGCTGGTATTTCAATCGCAGCGGCCGGTTTCACACGCCGAGCGACGGCGACACGCCCGTGCAATCGATGCTGGCGATGACCGCGAATGCATTTGCGACGTTGACGTCCGGCGTGACGACGATTCAGAGTCCCGGTTCGCCCGAGGATAAGGATCTGCGCGATTTCATCGCGACAGGCGGGACGCCGGGGCCGCGCATACTGACGTCGCTGCAACCGATCACGAGCCCGCGCCTAACGCCGGACTCCTTACGCGAGATCGTGCGTCGTCGCAAGGCCGAAGGAGCGGACTTCATCAAGATTTTCGCGTCGCAGAGCATTCGCGACGGCGGCAAGCAGACCTTGTCGCAGGAACAGCTCGACGCGATCTGCGGCGAGGCGAAGGCGCAAGGGATGCGCACGCTCGTGCACGCTCATAGCGCCGAGAGCATGAAGGCCGCGACCATGGCAGGATGTACACAGATCGAGCATGGCGTGTTCGCGACGGACGACGTGTTGCGTCTGATGGCGGAGCGCGGAACGTTCTTCGATCCGCAGTGCGGGCTCGTGTTCCGGAATTACCTCGAGAACCGGGCGAAGTACCAAGGCATCGGCAATTACAACGAGGAAGGCTTCGCGGCGATGGAACGGGCCATTCCGCTCGCGGTTGCGGCGTTCAAGCGGGCACGCGCGACGACGGGACTCAAGATCGTGTGGGGAACAGACGCGGTTGCGGGCGCGCTCGGTCGGAATGTCGAAGATCTCATCTGCCGTGTGCAGGATGGTGGCCAGCCGCCGATGGAGGCGATCACTTCGGCGACATCGTTGGGCGCCGAGGCGATTGGGCTGGCCGACCAGATCGGCCGGATCGCGCCGGGGTTTCAGGCGGATCTGATCGCAGTGGACGGCGACCCGTCGAAGGACATCACGGCGTTGCGACGCGTTGTGTTCGTGATGAAGGGAGGACGGGTGTATCGATGGGATGGAGAGCGGCAACTGCGGACGGCGCAACGATAG
- the ctaD gene encoding cytochrome c oxidase subunit I yields MTSAGRRLLHNDSPTPGTLPGSAPELLSEETVLEQARLLDITWRDGGGLWGWLTTVDHKLIARRYVVTAFLMFIAGGIEAAMMRLQLARPENTFLGPDRYNQIFTVHGTTMMFLFAVPIMTAMGLYLVPLMVGARSIAFPRLNAFGYYAYLVGVVFLYVSLFINMGPDAGWTAYVPLSGPQYSPGHRLDVWAQVVTFTEIAALCAAVNIIVTVFKLRAPGISLNRIPLFVWSQLVVSFMIVFAMPAVATASTLQLAADRALSTQWFNPAEGGDALLWQHIFWFFGHPEVYIIFLPGLGFISPIIETFCRRRVFGYLAIVLANITTGFFAFGLWVHHMFATPIPELGQSLFTAASLVIAIPTGVQIFCWLVTLLSGRPRLTTAMIFILGFFITFVNGGLTGVMVASVAFDKQVHDTFFVVAHFHYVLLGGAVMPLFAAFYYWFPKATGRLLDESLGKWHAWLFILGVNVAFFPMHILGLNGMPRRVYTYLASTGWGPLNALSTIGAVVVVISVALFVVNAAMSARVGRPAGANPWDSYGLEWATTSPPPNYNFVNTPIVLGRHPLWDTGSPLPVITGLRADRREVLVTTAFDAEPDYRHRQPNASIWPLFLALCMAEFWIGSIFTPWAVVGGFGLTLLGMLGWGWQSSRQIEVERVDTDLQIIDTV; encoded by the coding sequence GTGACGAGCGCCGGCCGCCGCCTGTTGCATAACGACAGCCCCACGCCGGGGACGCTGCCCGGTTCGGCGCCGGAGCTGCTCAGCGAGGAAACGGTGCTCGAGCAGGCGCGGCTTCTCGACATCACGTGGCGCGACGGCGGCGGCTTGTGGGGCTGGCTCACGACCGTCGATCACAAGCTGATCGCCCGGCGCTATGTCGTCACCGCATTCCTGATGTTCATCGCCGGCGGCATCGAAGCGGCGATGATGCGCCTCCAGCTCGCGCGCCCCGAGAACACGTTCCTCGGACCCGACCGCTACAACCAGATCTTCACCGTCCACGGCACGACAATGATGTTCCTCTTCGCCGTGCCGATCATGACGGCGATGGGATTGTACCTCGTCCCGCTGATGGTCGGCGCACGCAGCATCGCCTTTCCGCGGCTGAATGCCTTCGGGTACTACGCGTACCTCGTGGGCGTCGTGTTCCTCTACGTATCGCTGTTCATCAACATGGGACCGGATGCGGGTTGGACCGCATATGTCCCGCTCTCCGGCCCACAGTATTCCCCTGGCCACCGCCTCGACGTCTGGGCGCAGGTCGTGACCTTCACCGAGATCGCAGCGCTCTGCGCCGCGGTGAACATCATCGTCACCGTGTTCAAGCTGCGCGCGCCGGGGATATCGCTCAATCGCATCCCGCTGTTCGTGTGGTCGCAGCTCGTCGTCTCGTTCATGATCGTTTTCGCAATGCCCGCCGTTGCGACGGCGAGCACGTTGCAGCTCGCGGCCGATCGCGCGCTCAGCACGCAATGGTTCAATCCTGCCGAAGGCGGTGACGCGCTCCTCTGGCAGCACATCTTCTGGTTCTTCGGGCATCCCGAGGTCTACATCATATTCTTGCCCGGTCTCGGTTTTATTTCACCCATTATCGAAACGTTCTGCCGACGACGAGTCTTTGGTTACCTGGCAATCGTCCTCGCGAACATCACGACTGGATTCTTTGCCTTCGGGCTGTGGGTCCATCATATGTTCGCGACGCCGATCCCCGAGCTCGGACAGAGCCTCTTCACCGCCGCGAGCCTCGTCATCGCCATCCCGACCGGCGTTCAGATCTTCTGTTGGCTCGTCACCCTCCTCTCCGGTCGTCCTCGCCTAACGACCGCGATGATCTTCATACTCGGGTTCTTCATCACATTCGTGAATGGCGGCCTGACGGGTGTGATGGTGGCGTCGGTCGCCTTCGACAAGCAGGTGCACGACACGTTCTTTGTCGTGGCCCATTTCCATTATGTGCTGCTCGGCGGGGCGGTCATGCCGCTCTTCGCGGCCTTCTACTACTGGTTTCCCAAGGCCACCGGACGGTTGCTCGACGAGTCGCTCGGCAAATGGCATGCGTGGCTCTTCATCCTTGGCGTCAACGTCGCGTTCTTCCCGATGCACATCCTCGGCCTGAACGGAATGCCGCGGCGCGTGTACACGTATCTCGCGTCTACCGGCTGGGGGCCCTTGAACGCCCTGTCGACGATCGGCGCGGTGGTCGTCGTCATTTCCGTTGCGCTCTTCGTCGTCAACGCGGCCATGAGCGCGCGAGTCGGGCGACCCGCCGGCGCGAATCCCTGGGACTCCTACGGCCTCGAGTGGGCGACGACGTCTCCACCACCCAATTACAACTTCGTCAATACGCCGATTGTCCTCGGCCGCCATCCGCTGTGGGATACCGGCTCGCCGCTGCCGGTGATCACCGGTCTCCGCGCCGACCGACGTGAAGTTCTCGTCACCACCGCCTTCGACGCCGAACCCGATTATCGCCACCGGCAACCTAACGCGTCGATCTGGCCGCTCTTCCTGGCGCTGTGCATGGCTGAATTCTGGATCGGTTCGATTTTCACGCCATGGGCTGTCGTCGGCGGATTCGGACTCACCTTGCTTGGCATGCTCGGGTGGGGCTGGCAATCGTCCCGGCAGATCGAAGTCGAGCGCGTCGACACCGACCTGCAGATCATCGACACGGTATGA
- a CDS encoding divalent metal cation transporter, with protein sequence MKRWLGVALGIVTSIGGFLEIGSIATAAQGGAEYRYQLAWAIVLGTICIALLIEMSGRFAVASKHTIADAMRERFGIHFFMVPLVLVFFISVLVLAAEIGGVAVAVELVTGIHYPVWALPVALLAWGLLWYGTFSIIENAISLLGLITIAFVVAAVHLGPDWHALAVGLAPTLPAKQPAHYWFIAVSILGASISPYLFYFYSSGAIEEKWDETYFGPNRVIAAIGMGFGGFLSVAVLVVAALVYAPRGMKVEEYKQLPLLLSSPWGRVGFLLFAGSLFITCIGATAEIALALAYKIAQGFGWNWGEDLEPSADARFSVTYTIILLASTLLVVVGVDPLKLTNLSMALTAASLPVAILPFLVLMNDRRYLGDHTNGWLGNLAILVISVLAGIVAIVSIPLEIIGGS encoded by the coding sequence GTGAAACGCTGGTTAGGCGTCGCGCTCGGCATCGTCACGAGCATTGGTGGCTTCCTGGAGATTGGCTCGATCGCGACGGCTGCCCAGGGAGGCGCGGAATATCGCTATCAGCTCGCCTGGGCCATCGTCCTGGGAACGATCTGCATCGCGCTGCTCATCGAGATGTCGGGACGGTTCGCGGTCGCGAGCAAGCACACGATCGCCGACGCGATGCGTGAGCGCTTCGGGATCCACTTCTTCATGGTTCCCCTCGTCCTCGTCTTCTTCATCTCAGTGCTGGTTCTCGCCGCGGAGATCGGCGGCGTCGCCGTCGCGGTCGAGCTGGTGACCGGAATTCATTATCCGGTGTGGGCATTGCCAGTCGCACTCCTCGCCTGGGGGCTCCTCTGGTACGGAACGTTCAGCATCATCGAAAACGCCATTTCGCTGCTTGGGCTGATCACGATCGCCTTCGTTGTCGCGGCGGTGCACCTCGGACCCGACTGGCATGCACTCGCCGTCGGTCTCGCGCCAACACTCCCTGCCAAGCAGCCGGCGCACTATTGGTTCATCGCCGTGAGCATTCTCGGCGCTTCGATCTCCCCCTACCTCTTCTATTTCTACTCGTCAGGAGCGATCGAGGAGAAGTGGGACGAGACCTACTTCGGCCCTAACCGCGTGATCGCCGCGATCGGCATGGGGTTCGGTGGGTTTCTTTCCGTCGCGGTGCTCGTCGTTGCGGCCCTCGTGTACGCGCCTCGTGGCATGAAGGTCGAGGAGTACAAGCAGCTGCCGCTTTTGCTCTCGTCGCCATGGGGACGCGTCGGCTTTTTGCTCTTTGCTGGCTCTCTCTTCATTACCTGTATCGGCGCGACGGCGGAGATTGCGCTCGCCCTTGCATATAAGATCGCTCAAGGCTTCGGCTGGAATTGGGGGGAGGACCTCGAGCCGAGTGCCGATGCACGCTTCAGTGTCACGTACACCATCATTCTGCTCGCATCCACGCTGCTCGTCGTCGTTGGCGTCGACCCGCTGAAGCTCACGAACCTCTCGATGGCACTCACTGCTGCGTCGCTGCCGGTTGCGATTCTCCCCTTCCTCGTCCTGATGAACGATCGCAGGTACCTCGGCGACCACACAAATGGGTGGTTAGGCAATCTGGCCATTCTCGTCATCAGCGTTCTCGCCGGCATCGTCGCGATCGTATCGATTCCGCTCGAGATCATTGGAGGATCCTGA
- a CDS encoding c-type cytochrome, giving the protein MSIRLGLMALVLVAACSDGERDAIALTHGGSPSRGKALISAYGCGACHTIPHVAGAASVVGPDLHGMAKRAYIAGVLPNTPDNMIRWLTNPPAVDDKTAMPNLHIGDAEARDIAAYLYTLH; this is encoded by the coding sequence GTGAGCATCCGCCTTGGATTGATGGCATTGGTACTCGTCGCCGCCTGCAGCGACGGCGAGCGCGATGCAATCGCGCTCACACACGGCGGCAGTCCGTCGCGCGGCAAGGCACTCATCTCGGCCTACGGCTGCGGTGCGTGCCACACGATTCCCCACGTCGCCGGTGCCGCGTCGGTCGTCGGACCGGACCTTCACGGCATGGCGAAGCGGGCGTACATCGCCGGGGTTCTGCCTAACACACCAGACAACATGATCCGCTGGCTGACGAACCCTCCGGCCGTCGACGACAAGACGGCGATGCCGAATCTTCACATCGGTGACGCCGAGGCGCGCGACATTGCCGCGTATCTGTATACACTCCACTAG
- a CDS encoding ATP-binding protein, producing the protein MFSERLTPRPTTFDQREDLDRRLLVQYALSRALAESETVEDALPRVLDELGTQLGWQFGAFWLLDEARRWMRCAAVWRSGAYPEFEEATRANSFPRGRGIPGLVWQTGEPVWKSDVGEIDQLPRQQIAQRERLRAVFAFPVHSVLPRGSERDRAVDSPSRRTSTVGVVELYSEHAEPPDEQMLNAATSMGFQLGVFLESRRAHEAERSQRIRNAAVVEVALDCIITIDHDGLILEWNPAAERTFGYPRNAVIGRQLAETIIPPHFREAHYSGFARYRQTGEAHLLGTRIEVEGMRADGSIIPIELTITRIPLPGPPVFTAYLRELTERRRLEATQQLLLRVSNVLLSSLESERMLCNLSKVVVPAFADWYTVDVVEPDGSIRRLETEHRDPSKREAAHALAARYANRPESQFGARAVIRSGRSQLVTTVTDDILSNIAQDAQHLRLVRGLGVRSFIVVPLRGRDAILGAMTFVSAESDRRFDKHDLEVAEELAMRAAQAIDNARLFADVEEGRRLLEEQATELEAQAAELEVVAAELEHSNNGLRAANEDLAERTKDAERARFDAEDARREADEANRAKSDFLAAMSHELRTPLNAIIGYAQLLDVGIHGPVNAEQHADLGRIERSSQHLLGLITDILNYAKVESGRLEYDIVATRLDQSLTAVEELVAPLAAAKRITYRLRTACPGVRVCADAEKLRQILVNLLSNAIRYTTEGGSVELCCSAPDKDVLIDVVDTGVGIPADKLEAIFEPFVQVDRTYAGQRQGTGLGLAISRDLARGMRGDLTVRSQLGKGSVFTVRLPKA; encoded by the coding sequence ATGTTCTCTGAACGCCTAACCCCCAGGCCAACGACTTTCGATCAGCGTGAAGACCTCGACCGACGACTGCTCGTTCAGTACGCCCTCAGTCGTGCCCTCGCCGAGTCGGAGACGGTCGAGGACGCGCTCCCGCGCGTGCTCGACGAACTCGGAACGCAGCTCGGCTGGCAATTCGGCGCCTTTTGGTTACTCGATGAGGCGCGACGATGGATGCGATGCGCCGCGGTTTGGCGATCTGGAGCGTATCCGGAATTCGAGGAAGCGACGCGCGCGAATAGCTTTCCGCGCGGCAGAGGAATCCCCGGGCTCGTTTGGCAAACGGGCGAACCCGTCTGGAAGAGCGACGTTGGTGAAATAGATCAGCTGCCTCGACAGCAGATCGCTCAGCGTGAGCGGCTTCGCGCCGTCTTCGCTTTCCCCGTCCACAGCGTTCTGCCGCGGGGCAGCGAACGTGATCGCGCCGTGGACTCGCCCTCCCGGCGGACGTCGACGGTCGGCGTCGTCGAGCTCTACAGCGAGCACGCCGAACCACCCGATGAGCAAATGCTCAATGCGGCGACCAGTATGGGCTTCCAGCTGGGCGTCTTTCTCGAGAGTCGTCGCGCTCACGAGGCCGAACGGAGCCAGCGCATCCGGAACGCGGCGGTGGTGGAGGTGGCGCTCGACTGCATTATCACCATCGATCACGACGGGCTCATTCTGGAGTGGAATCCGGCGGCGGAGCGAACCTTCGGCTACCCACGGAACGCCGTCATCGGACGTCAACTCGCCGAGACGATCATTCCACCGCACTTTCGCGAGGCGCACTATAGTGGCTTCGCACGCTATCGTCAGACGGGCGAGGCACACCTGCTCGGCACGCGCATCGAGGTCGAAGGAATGCGTGCGGACGGATCGATCATCCCGATCGAGCTCACGATCACGCGCATTCCACTTCCCGGTCCACCCGTCTTTACCGCGTACCTCCGCGAACTGACAGAGCGACGGCGGCTCGAGGCAACACAGCAGCTCCTCCTCCGCGTCAGCAACGTGCTGCTCTCGTCGCTCGAGAGCGAGCGGATGCTCTGCAATCTCAGCAAAGTCGTGGTGCCCGCGTTCGCGGATTGGTACACGGTCGACGTTGTCGAGCCGGACGGTTCGATCCGACGGCTCGAGACGGAGCACCGCGATCCATCGAAGCGCGAGGCGGCGCACGCGCTCGCTGCTCGTTATGCAAATCGGCCGGAGTCACAATTCGGAGCGCGCGCCGTCATTCGGAGCGGCCGGAGTCAGCTCGTCACCACCGTTACCGACGACATCCTTTCGAACATCGCGCAGGACGCACAGCATCTCCGTCTCGTTCGCGGCCTCGGCGTGCGATCGTTCATTGTCGTCCCGCTCCGCGGCCGCGACGCGATCCTCGGTGCGATGACCTTCGTCAGCGCCGAGTCGGATCGACGCTTCGACAAGCATGATCTCGAGGTGGCCGAAGAGCTCGCGATGCGCGCCGCACAAGCGATCGACAACGCACGCCTGTTCGCCGACGTGGAGGAGGGCCGGCGACTTCTCGAGGAGCAGGCGACGGAGCTCGAAGCGCAGGCCGCCGAGCTGGAGGTCGTCGCCGCGGAGCTCGAGCACTCGAACAATGGGCTGCGTGCGGCGAACGAAGATCTCGCCGAGCGAACCAAGGACGCGGAGCGCGCCAGATTCGACGCCGAGGACGCGCGGCGTGAAGCCGACGAGGCGAATCGCGCGAAGAGCGACTTCCTCGCCGCGATGAGCCACGAGCTACGCACGCCACTCAACGCCATCATCGGCTACGCGCAGCTGCTCGACGTCGGCATCCACGGCCCGGTCAACGCCGAGCAACATGCGGATCTCGGACGTATCGAGCGCAGCTCCCAGCACCTCCTCGGCTTGATTACCGATATTCTAAACTATGCGAAGGTCGAGAGCGGCCGCCTCGAGTACGACATCGTCGCGACCCGGCTCGATCAATCTCTCACCGCCGTCGAGGAGCTCGTCGCGCCGCTCGCCGCCGCGAAGCGCATCACCTATCGCCTGCGCACCGCGTGCCCCGGAGTGCGCGTCTGTGCCGACGCGGAGAAGCTGCGCCAGATTCTGGTGAACCTGTTGTCGAATGCCATTCGGTATACGACGGAGGGAGGATCTGTCGAGCTGTGCTGCTCGGCGCCTGATAAGGACGTGCTCATCGACGTGGTCGACACTGGCGTCGGCATCCCTGCGGACAAGCTCGAAGCGATCTTCGAGCCGTTCGTCCAGGTCGATCGCACCTACGCCGGCCAGCGGCAGGGAACGGGTCTCGGCCTCGCGATCAGCCGCGACCTGGCGAGGGGAATGCGTGGCGATCTGACGGTACGCAGTCAGCTCGGGAAGGGATCAGTCTTCACGGTTCGACTGCCCAAAGCCTGA
- a CDS encoding c-type cytochrome — MSSASSSLVMLVGLLVTAGCERENHHFSEVPPTATPSASALVVSELQPGPATIAPKIDAPYDDNAYAVSEGKTLFTSMNCSGCHFEGGGGIGPALMDDEWIYGSEPQQIFASIAEGRPNGMPAWEYRLSTQQIWELVSFVRSLSSLNPKGARGGRDDHMMLKPPEVSTPKGKPKTASALPGTQH, encoded by the coding sequence ATGTCTTCGGCTTCTAGCTCCTTGGTGATGCTCGTCGGGTTGCTCGTCACCGCCGGCTGCGAGCGCGAGAACCATCACTTCAGCGAGGTCCCTCCCACGGCGACGCCGAGCGCTTCGGCCCTCGTCGTCAGCGAGCTTCAGCCGGGACCGGCCACGATCGCTCCGAAGATCGATGCGCCGTACGACGACAATGCGTACGCCGTTTCCGAAGGCAAGACACTCTTCACCTCGATGAATTGCTCCGGTTGTCACTTTGAGGGCGGTGGCGGCATCGGACCGGCGCTCATGGACGACGAGTGGATCTACGGCAGCGAGCCGCAACAGATCTTCGCATCAATCGCCGAAGGGCGGCCTAACGGGATGCCAGCCTGGGAATATCGGCTCAGCACTCAGCAGATCTGGGAGCTCGTGAGCTTCGTTCGGTCACTGAGCTCGCTCAATCCGAAGGGCGCGCGCGGCGGGCGCGACGATCACATGATGCTCAAGCCGCCGGAGGTGTCGACGCCGAAGGGGAAGCCGAAGACGGCCAGTGCTCTTCCAGGCACGCAGCACTGA
- a CDS encoding cytochrome c oxidase assembly protein, protein MLHAGASDLWTAWDWEPGIVTPLVLSAALYARGLRLLWDEHVGRGIRVWEATSFAAGWLVAAVALLTPIHALAEQRFSVHMVQHELLMVVAAPLLVLGRPIVPMLWALPSNARRFVGRASRRDAMRAVSGFFTRPIVAFLVHGAAIWIWHAPPLYQATLTSDAMHALQHLSFFGTALLFWWTILHGDALSGRSRAMSFGVAVLLLFGTALHSGALGALLTFSRTLWYPAYASACQGACLLTPLEDQQLAGLIMWIPAGFAYLVAALILFASWLRASEDRVHERELARDAQWTASATEGDWS, encoded by the coding sequence ATGCTTCACGCCGGCGCTTCCGACCTCTGGACGGCCTGGGACTGGGAGCCCGGAATCGTCACGCCGCTCGTCCTCTCGGCAGCACTCTACGCGCGCGGCCTGCGTCTCCTCTGGGACGAGCACGTCGGTCGCGGCATCCGCGTGTGGGAAGCGACGTCGTTTGCCGCGGGCTGGCTCGTTGCGGCGGTCGCCTTGCTGACACCCATACATGCGCTCGCCGAACAGCGCTTCTCGGTGCACATGGTCCAGCACGAGTTGTTGATGGTCGTGGCTGCGCCGCTGCTCGTGCTCGGAAGACCGATCGTCCCGATGCTGTGGGCGCTCCCCTCGAATGCGCGGCGCTTCGTCGGGCGAGCGTCTCGACGGGATGCCATGCGCGCGGTATCGGGGTTCTTCACGCGGCCGATCGTGGCGTTCCTCGTCCACGGCGCCGCGATCTGGATCTGGCACGCCCCGCCCCTCTACCAGGCAACGCTCACGAGCGACGCAATGCACGCGCTGCAGCATCTGAGCTTTTTCGGAACGGCGCTGCTCTTCTGGTGGACGATTTTGCATGGCGACGCACTCAGCGGCCGATCTCGCGCGATGAGCTTCGGCGTCGCCGTGCTCCTCTTGTTCGGCACGGCGCTTCACTCCGGCGCGTTGGGCGCGCTCCTCACCTTTTCGCGGACACTGTGGTATCCCGCGTACGCATCCGCCTGTCAGGGTGCGTGTTTGTTGACGCCGCTCGAGGATCAGCAACTCGCGGGACTCATCATGTGGATTCCGGCAGGATTCGCGTATCTCGTCGCCGCATTGATCCTCTTTGCGAGTTGGCTGCGCGCGTCTGAAGATCGCGTTCACGAGCGCGAGCTCGCGCGCGACGCGCAATGGACAGCGAGCGCCACCGAAGGTGATTGGTCGTGA
- a CDS encoding PRC-barrel domain-containing protein, producing MVVNETPLSPREIHVEALIGRALRDADGQKVGRIEELVVEQEDTDWVVVEIHVGVGALVERVVELSTLVPLMGALGKKLGKRFRVPWHELDLTDPDHPRAIVRLGELKRLER from the coding sequence ATGGTCGTGAACGAGACGCCCCTGTCACCGAGGGAAATTCACGTCGAGGCGCTGATCGGTCGCGCTCTGCGCGATGCCGATGGCCAGAAGGTTGGACGCATCGAGGAGCTCGTCGTCGAGCAAGAAGATACCGATTGGGTCGTCGTCGAGATTCACGTGGGTGTCGGGGCACTCGTCGAGCGCGTCGTCGAGCTCTCGACGCTCGTCCCGCTGATGGGCGCGCTGGGAAAGAAGCTCGGCAAACGCTTCCGCGTTCCGTGGCACGAGCTCGATCTGACTGACCCGGATCACCCGCGTGCCATCGTTAGGCTGGGCGAACTGAAGCGTTTGGAGAGGTGA